tttgtattttgAATTTACCTCTTTTTTATGAGTTGAAGATGGATGAATAAATGACCAGATGCATTGCCAATTTTGTTTCCCAAAACTTTTAAGAATAATAGGTGTATCGGATTTTTATGTTAGCTGGTTGTTacgtttgttttttcttttcttttatattttgaatttcaaatttcaagtaGTATAGGTTTATTAGATGAATATTATGAAGCTTGACTATATAATATTTCATGAATTTTAATAGCTTGCCACATGTCCCTATAATTGTGGAAGCTGTAGATTGCTGACACCTAAGCTTTTATTGACTCCCAAACTATATATTATTAGATTCGAATGGTTAAGTCTTTTGATGTTTAAGGTCAGTGAGAGTCTAAAAACATAGCATTTTAAGATGCTTGGGCCATTCTTTGGAATAACATGTTTATCTAAATTATATAATGCTTTTCCACATCCATTAATCTTTTATGAAATATGAGTCTCTTATCCCTATCCGATATTCTTAACACTTATGATACATTCCTTATCGGATATTATCTTCTCTTATGTTAGAGCTTATATTTTCTTACTCTTAGTTGATTTGCGTTTTATCCATTATTGATATTCCATTCTTAATAATTCTTGCATTTCTGTTAATTGACTAATGTTATCCaagtgggagattgttggatattttattaattagcattAATCATTTAATTAGAATGTGTAATTCTTGAATTATTAGTATATCAATTattgtaaataaatttaattataacgCTTAACAATTTGATGAGTAACCCGTAATGGGTTGAGTTATTTATTTAAGCCCAGTGAGAAACCCCTGCTCTCATCTAATAGGTTATAAATTTGCCTCCCTTTAGGAAGTTAACCTAACCTACTCTACACACTTATCAGAATAGAGAGCAGTTTTTCTCACACACATATTAGGATTCGTTCAAGAACACAAACTCTTGCACCAGGTACGCAAATAATATGATTTAATTATACGTGTATAGATTATCAAACATGCTATGATTTTGTATCTACATTCTATCTAGGTTATCCTTATAAATTTCCAATAGTACATGCATAATCAAATTTCTAATTTTTCTTCTATTCAACTTCAAATGTGAAAAAGAGAAGCAACATAATCAACAAGAGCAAAAGGCTAATCATGGCAGAAGGATGACTTATATTTGAAACAAGTGAAATAAGAACAAAGATGTCCCCTTCAAGCGTGCAAATTAAAGTGGTGTCGTCTCCTATACCTCCAAGCAACAATTTACCACCGCCAAGAATGGTTCCAAATCAAAATGAAGCATTAATTACTTTTGTTCTTGTTGTTGAGTTCACTATGCAGAGCCTGTTCAAGCAAAACCCACGATTCCTCCATCAACTGAGGACTTAATCTGAACATCAAAACACAGAACTCCATCTGAGTGAGTGCCCCATCACCATCAAGATCTCCTTCCCTCAACATGCTCACGAGCTCATCCTCCTTCAAATCCTGCAAACCCATCAGAGCAGAGTTTTTCCTTAAACTCTCCAAAGTGATCACACCTTTGTCCTTGTCCATCAGCAACTGGAACCCATTGCAAAGCTCCTTCATTAGACCTTCACCGCCGAGCTTGTCAGCGATCACCGGTAGAAGATCCTCAAAATCAACAACTCCTAATTTGCCAATCCCAGCCATTACTAATATGTAATGTGATTATGTGAGTTTTTGTTGTTGTGAATGGTTGTGTTGAATGAACtgttttatatatatagatatacatATGGGGGTATCAACTAAACTTTCAAGGAAAGTGATGAGGAGAGAAAGTTGATGGATGAAACCTCATTGATGACAGATTGACAGCCAAGGAACAGAGAATAATTAGCTGAACAGGTTTGATTCTGGAGAACATACAAAGCAGACCGCAATTGCTACCCTGCTTCCTAGAAGTTTGTCAGGGGCATTTCTGTCAATTTTGTTGGCTTATTTAATCTATGCCTTTGACTTAGTTCTGCAACACACTGCTTGTACGCAGTTTTTCACACATCTTTCTACCATTTGTTGAAGAGgcaatataaattaattaattttttataccaTTCACATCTTTGATTAAGTAGGTAGGTATATTCTATAGAGTAATGCATTGCATTAAGGTTATGGGGTACCCTGCTGCTGCTGAGCGGAATCATGGTAATGTGATGAGATTTTTCAATTGTGACtaagaaaaaaaatctcacattgagtaaaaagaaaaatgttaatAGTTTATAAATGAAAAAGTCCATCCACATACTCTTATTTATTATTCACACAAGATACCTACAAGAAAAAAACTCTACAACTTGAGTCTTGAGGGTCTCGCCTAAATGAGTAAATGTAGGTCAAACAATTGCAACTCTTTGGAGTAGAACTAGGGGTGAGTCCTCTTTGATCCAACAACCATGTGTCCATGTCAATGTGAATGTATCTCCACCAATTTAGTGTGTAATTGTATATGTGTATAATGTGAATGGTCTTTCATTAAAGtttagaagaatagttctattattttttatctcAGAATGCAATATTAACCATATTCTTTactatatactccctccggtcctatttataagcaataaaaaaaaaattcacatagtttaagaaatgtagttaaactagataaaatacattaaatttgtcttaaattaaaataaacttccaaaattaccctttattattagtattgaaaagtgggaaagagagagaataattaatgagacacattttacaagttagaattaataagagcatcattggaaaaaaataattaatatagctcaaacttttatttggttcttataaaaaagaccaagatttttcttctctttcatacttataaataggaccggagggagtaattcaCTTTCACCAATCGAAATCAAGAAGTTCTTTTGTCAAAGGGAGACCAAAAAATGGGGTCAAATTGATGAACAAGCACATTACAATTCCCAAGGACTCGTTTCGGTGGATTCTCTCTAATTGGAAACAACGGTTAAGTTCTCCCTCAGTTACTACTTTTTGGGAGAACAAAGTAGCAAACTCGTGTTCAACGTTTCAAGCTTGGAAGCAACTGGGTAACAATCAGAATATAGAGGACCAGTAAAGTAAGCATGAACATGAACTTTACCTTTATGACTTTCCTCTTAAGGATAAAAAACGAGGATGATAAACTAAGAATGGATAGGATATTAATTAAACTATTAATGATGAAGCTAGCGCACCATGTTAGTCTTAGTCTTGGCTGCACAACTCTATTCCCACCGGTGAAGTGGATGGTTTAATTTGACCAATAAATCAATATGAACAGTATTGTTTTTACCTGGTCAGACTGTGGTTTGGGCTATAAGAACTTTCGTTTTGCTGTTAATTAGCGCAAGATATATAGGAAGGTCAGAAGCAATCAAATTCGTGGGGAGCATTTTGACAATTAATTAATGTAATGTAATGGGCAAAAGTGAGTTCAAAAGTCAGTGTCCCTCATCAAGATTCATGTGAGCATTAATTAATATGAAAGTGTTATTGGAATTCAAATAGGAAATTCACCGCAACAAAATGTGCAagtggtggtttttttttttgatacaaagTGGTGGTTTAAAATGCCACAAAATGGAGagattaaattaataattcactATTTATATAAGGGTTAAAATCCATAATTCACTATTTTTGGGACCAAAATCATATTCGACCCATATAAATAAGGATGAGTCCTCCGAAATGAGTTTTTGACAAATCCCAACTGAAACATGGCCCAAGTGCACATGAAAGCCTAATTGGACAATAGAGCTAGT
This portion of the Lotus japonicus ecotype B-129 chromosome 3, LjGifu_v1.2 genome encodes:
- the LOC130746721 gene encoding calcium-binding protein PBP1-like, which translates into the protein MAGIGKLGVVDFEDLLPVIADKLGGEGLMKELCNGFQLLMDKDKGVITLESLRKNSALMGLQDLKEDELVSMLREGDLDGDGALTQMEFCVLMFRLSPQLMEESWVLLEQALHSELNNKNKSN